The Candidatus Binatus sp. DNA segment GCGGCCGACGATGTACGCGACGAACTCTTCTGCGAGCTTCATGTCGCCGTCGAGATCGCAGTACGCGACCTCCGGCTCGACCATCCAGAATTCCGTGAGATGCCGCCGCGTCTTGGATTTCTCCGCGCGAAAGGTCGGCCCGAAGCAGTACACCTTGCCGAATGCGAGCGCGCCCGCTTCGACATAGAGTTGCCCGCTCTGTGTGAGATACGCCTTGCGATCGCCGAAGTAATCGACCTCGAACAGATTGGTCGTGCCTTCGCATGAAGTTGGCGTCAGGATCGGCGAGTCGAACAGCACGAAGCCGCGCTCGTCGAAGAAATCGCGGCATGCCGACGCGATCTCGCTGCGAATCCGCAATATCGCATGCTGGCGCGACGAGCGCACCCACAGATGCCGGTTGTCGAGCAGGAACGCGACGCCGTGATCCTTCGGCGTGATCGGATAGTCAGTCGAAGGCGCTACAATCGCGATCGATTTGAGCGTCAGTTCGTAGCCGCCGGGCGCGCGCTTGTCGGCCCGCACGACGCCGCTTACTTCGAGCGAAGTTTCCTGGCCCATGTGATCGGCGGCGGTGAAACTCTCCGCGCCGATATCGCCGATCGAGGCGACGCACTGGCAGATCCCGGTCCCGTCGCGGACCTGCAGGAAATGTATTTTGCCGCTCGAGCGCTTGTTGTTCAGCCAGCCCTTCAGCGTGACTTCATTGCCTTCGTGGCGCGCGAGGTCTTCGACATAAACGTGATTGGAAGCTGGGGCATCCATGCGCCACATTTAAGCATATCGGCGCGCGAACTGGAGAGCCGTTCGTCGCTTGCAGGGAACGGCTGCGGTAGGATCGCCGCGAAGGGAGATAGTTCAGCGTGCTGGCATCGGTGAGAGAATTTGCGGGACGGACTACGTCGCGATGAACGCGCTTGATTACGCGATCATCGCGATCGTCGTGATCGGGGCGTTGCACGGACTCAGGCGCGGCGCGATCAGGATGGTCACCACGGCGGTGGCGTTGGTCGCCGCGCTGAATTTCGCGTCGTTGTACTATGCACAGGCGGGCGAACTCGCCGGCGCGCAGCTAGGCGTCAGTCAGGCCGCGGGCGCGGTCATCGGATGGATCGCGGTGTTCCTGTTGATTTTCATCGCGGTCGGAATCATCGGCGCCGCGATCGTTCGCGTGATCCATTTCGTGCATCTCGGCTTCCTCGATCGGCTCGGCGGAGCGTTACTCGGCGCCGGGATCGCGACCCTGCTGACGGGAGTCGCGGTGATGCTGATGTCGGCGATGGCGCCGGACAACACCCCGCTGATTCGCGATTCCCGCTTGGCGCCGCCGCTGATGGCCTATACCGAGAAGATCGACGGATTCATCCCGCAGGAAGCGAAGCAGACCTATCAGCGCAATCGCGACGACTTGAAGAAATATTGGGACCAGAATGCGACGAAGGGCGCAGGCGTTGCGCTGTTTCCAGACGCGTCGCCTTCGCCCTCCAGCAATTAACGATTATATAGCGTGCTCGATTACGCGGTGATCGCGCTATCGACTGCCTTTACCAGCGTGCCCCGCGGCACCGCGCCGATAATCTGTTCCTTGACCTGACCACCCTTGATGATGAGCAGGTTCGGGATTCCGCGCACGCCGTATTGTGCCGGCGTCGCCGGGTTGTCGTCCACGTTGATCTTGACGATCTTCAGGCGGCCCGAATACTCGCCGGCGAGGTCGTCGAGGATTGGAGCGATCGCGCGGCACGGGCCGCACCACGGCGCCCAGAAATCGACCAGGACCGGAGTATCGGACTTGAGAACTTCGTTCTCGAAGCTGCCATCAGTAACATGCACGATTTTGTCGCTCGCCATGAATTATTCTCCTGTAGTTGCACACTGCAACATAAGTACGGTCGGCTATCCAGTCAAGGCAGCCTGAGCTGTGAACGTGCGGCGCTGCTGACAACATTGTATCTCAATCGCGCGGCTATCGCTTCACGATCGTTACGGCGGCGCCGTAGGCCCCGATCGCTTGACCGCGATGCGCTTTCCACTTCGCTGCATAAGCATGCCGGCGCCGATGCTCAATGACGTATTGCCCGACTTGCTCGAAGAGATGGCTTATCTGCTGAAGCAGCAGGGCGCGGACCCGCTCGAGCCCAAGCTGCGCGCGCTTCGAATCGAGTCGGTATGCGATTGCGGTGACGAGAATTGCGCGAGCTTCGCGACCGCGCCCTTGTCCGCGTCAAACTCATAGCTTCGTGAAGCCGTCCGCGCTCCATTGTTCCGAGCCAACTCCATTATGGACGAAGAACAGCCCGTCCGGATCGTATTTTCTTTTGATTTCAGCGAGGCGAGGGTGGTTGCTGCCCCAGTACGCTTGCTGCCATCCCTTCTCGAAGTAATTGCTCTCGCTCACATACGCTCCCGCGTCCGGCACGAGGGCACGAAGCTGACTCATGCATCGATCAACGCGCTCCGCGGCTTTGCGGCCTGCCGCAACCGATGGTTCATGCCCGGGAATTCCCGGATATGCGGGTCGTTGGCCGTCGGCTACGATCGCGAGAGCGAAGGCGGTCAGCACTGCCGGATTCATCGCGGTGTCCTTCGCCCCGGCGATCGCATCGGGCGGCGCTCCGGCCAGTCCCTTATTGAAGTGCAGTTCGACACCTGAATAGCGAGAGCTTGCAAAAAACGCGTCAGCGAGACGCTGCTGCGCGTCATTCTCGAGCAGCGAAGCCGGCAACCACAGCGACTCGAAACCCCAAATGAACCATCCGACCTGCCCGCCGTCTCCCTTCCACCACGCGTTATTGGGTCCAGCGCCAGGCCGATGGTCGAACTCGAAAACCGGCTGCCGCATCAAGTGTACGAGGGCATAGTCAAACAACGCGGTTAGGGCATCTCGATTGGGGAAAGCCAGCTCAGCCCAGTGCTCTTTCCACCATTGCACGTCCCACCAGCGCCGCGCCGGTATGCTTCCGATAACCACCCGCCCTTGAATCGAATATTCGTGCGGCGAACGCGCCACCCAGTCCAGAAACGGCTGCCAGACTTTTTTCGCCTGCCCCGCGTCCAACCCTTGAGAGACCATGCTGATAACGAGCGTGTTGTCGGGGTTAACGTGGGCCTGCTCTCCCCAATGGTCGTTGAAGAGATTCTCCCGATAGAAGCTCACGAACTCGCGGATAAGGCGGCGATAGGCGTCATCCGACGCCGCTTTGATCGTGAAGTTGGCGGTGCCGAAGAACTCGGGGAGATCGTGAACGCGCACTGTCACCTTACTCACCACCCCAAAGCTCCCGCCTCCTCCGCCTTTCAACGCCCAGAACAGATCGGGGTTAGTGCATGCATTCGCGAGGCGAATCTGGCCGTCGGCAGTGACCACTTCGGCTTCGAGCAAACTTCCTGCGGCGGAGCCGTAGTGCTTCGAGTAACTTCCAAAGCCACCACTTTGAATCAGACCCGCCACGCCTACCGTCGTGCATCCGCCACCCTGAACGTATTTTCCACCCTTGGTCGTAACCGCGTCGTATGCCTGAATCCCGATCGTTCCGGCGCCGAGCGTCACCGCCGGTTGCGGCTGTTGAGTATGCTCGCATCCTTGCGGAACAAATCCGGTATGCACCACGATATCGTTCATGTGCCGGGTCCAAATCAGAAGCGAATCAGGCGCATTGGACGTGCCCTGATAGCTGTGGCCGCCGCCCCTGACCACCAGGCGCAAGTCATTTTCGCGGGCAAACTTCACGGCCTCGGCGATGTCATGGGCATTTCTTGTCGCGACTGCGTAAACGCTTGGTCTGGTGGCCCATGCGTCCACCCATCCCAAGGTCTGCGTGAGCCCGGGCTGATCGCCGATGTAATATGGATTTTTCAGGTTCTCCGAAAGAAGCTTGGCTGCAGCGCCCGCTGGATCGGTTTTGAATACCGAAAGGGGAAAGTTTACAGGAATCAAATTTCCGCCGACTGCATCATCGAGTTGCTTCCACGCCGGCTGCGATGGCCACGTGGCGTCGGAAGGACGGCGCCGGCGGAAATTCGTACTCGCCGAGAGGCGGCGCGGCAAAATCGGCAGGAGCGCCGCCGATCCGATTGCTTTCAAGAATGCTCTTCTGTTCATTAACCCTTTTTCCCGAAAGCTCAATTTTCCTCACGAGGAATATCCGCTCCCCGGCTCAACTGCCGTGGCGTATCACGAGACCTGCGCGGGTGCCGGAATCGCGCTTATGAGCCGTCCGACGGCTGTTCACTGATCAGGATTTTGTCGAGTTCCTCGCTCATGCGTCGGACGATAGCCATCCGCCAGGTGGTGCGCTATCGCTTGACCGCGATGCGCTTTCCACTACGCTGCATAGTCATGCCGGCGCCGATGCTTAACGACGTATTGCCCGACTTGCTCGAAGAGATGGCTTACCTGCTGAAGCAGCAGGGCGCGGACCCGCTCGAGCCCAAGCTGCGCGCGCTTCGAATCGAGTCGGTATGCGATTGCGGCGACGAGAATTGCGCGAGCTTCGCGACCGCGCCCGAGGTCAAAGTTGCGAACTATGTCGAGCTGCAATCGATCGAAGGCCAGGTGATTATCGATCTGAACGCGGCCGACGAGATTTGCTTTATCGAGGTGCTCGGCCGGCCCGATATCAAGTACCTGCTCGAGGAGTACTACGACGCGCAGAGCCCCGGCGGCTCGAACAGCTAGCCGACTGCGCGCGCCGCGGGGACGGCGCGGAATCGAT contains these protein-coding regions:
- the asnS gene encoding asparagine--tRNA ligase translates to MDAPASNHVYVEDLARHEGNEVTLKGWLNNKRSSGKIHFLQVRDGTGICQCVASIGDIGAESFTAADHMGQETSLEVSGVVRADKRAPGGYELTLKSIAIVAPSTDYPITPKDHGVAFLLDNRHLWVRSSRQHAILRIRSEIASACRDFFDERGFVLFDSPILTPTSCEGTTNLFEVDYFGDRKAYLTQSGQLYVEAGALAFGKVYCFGPTFRAEKSKTRRHLTEFWMVEPEVAYCDLDGDMKLAEEFVAYIVGRVLERRSAELKTLERDTSKLEKSAELPYPRISYDEAIERLKRKGAAVNWGDDFGGDEETLLSEEFDRPVMVHRYPTVCKAFYMKQDPARPEVALCVDMLAPEGHGEIIGGGQREDDYETLRSKILAHDLPLEPFEWYLDLRRYGSVPHAGFGMGIERVTGWLCGSHHIRETIPFPRLMERLEP
- a CDS encoding CvpA family protein, translating into MNALDYAIIAIVVIGALHGLRRGAIRMVTTAVALVAALNFASLYYAQAGELAGAQLGVSQAAGAVIGWIAVFLLIFIAVGIIGAAIVRVIHFVHLGFLDRLGGALLGAGIATLLTGVAVMLMSAMAPDNTPLIRDSRLAPPLMAYTEKIDGFIPQEAKQTYQRNRDDLKKYWDQNATKGAGVALFPDASPSPSSN
- the trxA gene encoding thioredoxin, whose protein sequence is MASDKIVHVTDGSFENEVLKSDTPVLVDFWAPWCGPCRAIAPILDDLAGEYSGRLKIVKINVDDNPATPAQYGVRGIPNLLIIKGGQVKEQIIGAVPRGTLVKAVDSAITA
- a CDS encoding FAD-dependent oxidoreductase, encoding MNRRAFLKAIGSAALLPILPRRLSASTNFRRRRPSDATWPSQPAWKQLDDAVGGNLIPVNFPLSVFKTDPAGAAAKLLSENLKNPYYIGDQPGLTQTLGWVDAWATRPSVYAVATRNAHDIAEAVKFARENDLRLVVRGGGHSYQGTSNAPDSLLIWTRHMNDIVVHTGFVPQGCEHTQQPQPAVTLGAGTIGIQAYDAVTTKGGKYVQGGGCTTVGVAGLIQSGGFGSYSKHYGSAAGSLLEAEVVTADGQIRLANACTNPDLFWALKGGGGGSFGVVSKVTVRVHDLPEFFGTANFTIKAASDDAYRRLIREFVSFYRENLFNDHWGEQAHVNPDNTLVISMVSQGLDAGQAKKVWQPFLDWVARSPHEYSIQGRVVIGSIPARRWWDVQWWKEHWAELAFPNRDALTALFDYALVHLMRQPVFEFDHRPGAGPNNAWWKGDGGQVGWFIWGFESLWLPASLLENDAQQRLADAFFASSRYSGVELHFNKGLAGAPPDAIAGAKDTAMNPAVLTAFALAIVADGQRPAYPGIPGHEPSVAAGRKAAERVDRCMSQLRALVPDAGAYVSESNYFEKGWQQAYWGSNHPRLAEIKRKYDPDGLFFVHNGVGSEQWSADGFTKL